The Astyanax mexicanus isolate ESR-SI-001 chromosome 20, AstMex3_surface, whole genome shotgun sequence genome contains a region encoding:
- the dcps gene encoding m7GpppX diphosphatase — protein MAAMQESEAKRLRRDSGTGNGAAAGEGEDPALHSPVSGFTTERVLRDSAREKTLFVHGKIDDQEAIVILEKTPIRQDTVDEMLKTSTLKLEMKNDIYSTYQLQAPAHLNEIKTTVICPATEKHVKKYLRQETFLIEESGDDYTAITLPYISSQSFSVQWVYNILEKKAEADRIIFEDPDPNIGFVLLPDFKWDQKQLHDLYLIAIVHRKDRKSLRDLTSDDLPLLKNIQEKGQEAIKKQYGVPPSKLRVYLHYQPSYYHLHVHFTSLEYDAPGSGVERAHLLSDVIQNLQADSQYYSSRTITFPLCADNALLLRFKEAGKL, from the exons ATGGCGGCAATGCAGGAGAGTGAGGCGAAGCGGCTGAGGCGAGACTCCGGTACCGGTAACGGGGCTGCAGCTGGGGAGGGAGAGGACCCGGCTCTACACAGCCCCGTGTCCGGCTTCACCACGGAGCGGGTCCTGCGCGACTCGGCGCGGGAGAAAACCCTCTTTGTCCACGGGAAG ATAGATGACCAGGAGGCCATTGTCATACTGGAGAAGACTCCAATCAGACAAGACACTGTGGACGAAATGTTGAAGACCAGCACTCTAAAACTAGAGATGAAAAATGACATCTACAGCACCTACCAGCTTCAAGCACCTGCTCATCTGAACG AAATCAAGACCACTGTAATCTGCCCAGCAACTGAGAAGCATGTAAAGAAATACCTTCGTCAGGAGACTTTCCTGATTGAAGAGTCGGGAGATGATTACACTGCCATTACTCTTCCCTACATAAGCAGCCAAAGCTTCAGTGTCCAG TGGGTGTACAACATCTTGGAAAAGAAAGCTGAGGCTGACCGGATCATTTTTGAAGACCCTGACCCTAATATTGGTTTTGTCCTGCTGCCAGATTTCAAATGGGACCAGAAGCag CTTCATGACTTGTATTTGATAGCTATTGTACACCGAAAGGACAGAAAGAGTTTGAGGGATCTCACATCAGATGACCTCCCACTACTAAAAAACATCCAGGAAAAGGGACAG GAGGCCATTAAGAAGCAGTATGGAGTCCCTCCGAGTAAACTGCGAGTGTATCTGCACTACCAGCCTTCCTACTACCACCTCCACGTCCACTTCACCTCTCTGGAGTACGATGCTCCTGGCTCTGGAGTGGAGAGAGCCCACCTGCTGTCCGACGTCATCCAGAACCTGCAGGCCGACTCCCAGTACTACTCCAGTCGAACCATCACATTCCCACTGTGTGCAGATAACGCACTGCTGCTCAGGTTTAAAGAGGCTGGCAAGCTCTAG